In Crassostrea angulata isolate pt1a10 chromosome 4, ASM2561291v2, whole genome shotgun sequence, one genomic interval encodes:
- the LOC128181392 gene encoding glycoprotein 3-alpha-L-fucosyltransferase A-like, with amino-acid sequence MQFQQHTIYFFIIIVTSVLVSVFWINFLSEFKMDFISFGITNTSKQKIWIVPKKEVVKSKENLTFIILIYNGPYLKPYIEPFRKKKCPSVTNCIVTDNVKDINKSHAVIFTHMSLPGKPPYKASNQFWIFHAMETVHYTHKPPKHWDDKFDYTMSFRRHSEVLRSYGKIVRREKELKRNYSEVYRKKKFGAVWMSGHCPVPSKRKALAQELGKYMHVDLFGSCGTRPCGGRTTLLSDCLKNVSRDYKFYLAFENTICPDYTTEKLFNLFLYDLEIVPVVNGPANAAEYLPNGTFINYQDFPSASELAKKLLEIGSNEENYTKYLKEKDKYHDIGNGGVFDLAMCQLCNKLATNPTRNSSLNYWTSLMKNKC; translated from the coding sequence aTGCAATTTCAACAACATACAATTTACTTCTTCATCATTATAGTGACTTCAGTTCTTGTTTCTGTTTTTTGGATAAATTTTCTCTCTGAatttaaaatggattttatttcatTCGGAATTACAAATACGAGTAAACAAAAAATTTGGATTGTGCCTAAAAAAGAAGTTGTCAAATCAAAAGAGAATTTAACGtttattatattgatatataatgGGCCATATCTAAAGCCATACATAGAACCTTTCCGAAAAAAGAAGTGTCCGTCAGTAACAAACTGCATCGTTACTGACAATGTAAAGGACATTAATAAAAGCCATGCTGTTATATTTACTCACATGTCTTTACCTGGAAAGCCACCATATAAAGCTTCCAATCAATTTTGGATATTCCATGCTATGGAAACCGTGCATTACACCCACAAACCACCGAAACATTGGGATGACAAGTTTGATTACACGATGTCTTTTCGAAGGCACTCAGAAGTACTTAGATCTTATGGGAAAATTGTTCGACGTGAAAAGGAATTAAAAAGAAACTACAGCGAAGTGTATCGAAAGAAAAAGTTTGGGGCAGTGTGGATGTCGGGCCATTGCCCTGTTCCTTCAAAGCGGAAAGCGTTAGCACAGGAGTTGGGAAAATATATGCATGTTGACCTCTTTGGCTCGTGTGGTACACGTCCTTGTGGAGGCAGAACTACTCTTTTAAgtgattgtttgaaaaatgtgtCTCGAGATTATAAATTTTACTTAGCTTTTGAAAATACAATATGTCCTGACTATACCACTGAGAagttattcaatttgtttttgtatGACCTTGAAATCGTTCCCGTAGTGAATGGTCCTGCCAATGCAGCAGAGTATTTACCAAATGGAACATTTATCAATTATCAAGATTTTCCATCGGCGTCAGAACTTGCTAAAAAGTTACTAGAAATTGGATCGAATGAGGAAAATTACACGAAATACCTCAAAGAGAAAGATAAATACCACGATATTGGCAATGGCGGAGTCTTTGATCTTGCAATGTGTCAGCTGTGTAATAAACTTGCGACTAATCCGACCAGAAATTCTTCTCTAAATTACTGGACATCGTTGATGAAGAATAAATGTTGA